One Mycobacterium paraseoulense genomic window, CTTCCACGGTGAGTCCCTGGCCGAACTGGAAGCTCATTGGGCGGCGCTTGGTGTCTCCCGGCTGAGCATCCTGGACAGCCAGCTGCTCGAACCGAACTTCCCAATGTTGTTGCACGGCAACGCATATGCCGTGGAGGCCGTCTACCACCTGTTCGCCGGTGGCCGGCTGTCCAGCGACTCGCACGCCGCGCGTGATGCGCTGTCGGCTGTGATCGACGCCGCTGCCGCAGTCGGCGCCCGCACCGTCTATTTGCTGACCGGCGGGCGCGGCGACCTCACGTGGGCGCAGGCCGCCGACCGATTTTGCGCGATGGTCGCGCCCTGCGTGGCGCAGGCCGAGGCGGCCGGGGTGGCGCTGGCCATCGAGAATGCGTCCAGCCTCTACGCCGACATCCACCTTGCCCACACCCTGCGCGACACCGTCACGCTGGCCGAGATGGGCGGCCTGGGTGTCTGCATCGACGTGTTCCACTGTTGGGCTGAGGGGGATGTCGAGGCTATGGTGCAGCGGGCGTTACCGCGCACGTCGCTGATCCAGCTGAGCGACTATGTGCTCGGCGACCGGGCGTTGCCGGCCAGGGCGGTGCCGGGCGACGGCACGATTCCGCTCGAGGCGTTCGTCGCCCAAGCGCTCGCCGGCGGCTACTCCCACGGTTTCGACCTGGAACTGATCGGTCCCCGGATCGACCGCGAGGGGCATCTGGAATCCGCCCGGCGCGCATGTGGTGTCCTCAGCGCGATGCTCGAGAGGCTGGGTGCGTGAGCATGGCCTTCGGTGACGGTCCCCACGACGCAGCGCTGCAGCGGGCGTGGTCCGAATTCTGCGCGCGGCTGCAGGAAGCGGGCGAGCAGGTCTTCAAGCAGGCCAACCCGGCGTCGGGCGTGCATCGGGTCGACGCCTACCGGTTTCTCACCCAAAACCTCGGCCAGGCCTTCGATCTGGCGCTCGAGACGCACGACACCCGCTACCCGGTTCTGCACACCTTCTGTGGCCCGACCCGCAAGCTGGGCGGCGACTGCGCCGACTTCACCTACCAGCAGGCGTGGATCGACGGGCAGTCGACGTACCGGCTCGCCGGGACCCGGGGCACCGCAAGGTTCTTCAACGTTACGGTCCACGGGCCACGTGCGCCCGGCCCGGGCGTGCTGCACGAACCGTTCGGCGACGTACCGGAGGCCAATCTGCTCGGTCATCAGCTCCAGGTCGGCGACGACAGCGAATTCGAGCTCTACATCGGCGGACCCGAGCGCGGGCCGAACTGGCTGCCCACCACGGCCGCGTCGCGGAAACTGTTCGTTCGCCAGGGTTTCGACCGTTGGGACGAACTGCCGGCGCAGCTGCGCATCGAGCGGATCGACATGGACTCCCCCAAGCCGTTGCCCTCGCCCATCGAGATGGTCGAGGCGATGCGCTGGGCCGGTGAGTTCGTCACCGGCCTGATGGCCGACTGGCCCGAGTTTCCCTTCACCTACGGCGGCGTCGACGCCAACTGCCCCAACACCTTCCCGCACGTCGCCGCGTCCGATGCGGATACCAGGCGCGGCCGGGCGGCCGCCAACATGTATTGGGAACTCGCGGACGACGAGGCGCTGATCGTCGAGTTCGGCGCCCACGAGGGGTTGTGGATGCTGAGCAACATGGGTGTCTTCTTCAACAGCATGGATTACCTGTACCGGCCGGTGAGCTACACGCCGAGCCGCACGCAGACCGACGCAGACGGACGTGTTCGTCTCGTCATGGCCCACCGTGATCTGGGCGTTCACAACTGGCTCGACACCCAGGGCTTCGCGCGCGGCAACCTGACCTACCGGCACATGCTCGAAGGCGAGCCCGCCGCGCTGAACACCCGGGTTGTCAAGCACGACGAACTGCTCGCCGCCCTGCCCGCAGGCACCGCCATGGTCACCCCAGCCGAACGCACCGCCGCGATGTGGGAGCGCTTCCACGGCATTCGCCGTCGTTACGTCCTCTAGACACCGGAGCTAGGGTCTTAGATCGTGGCCGAAATCTCCGAAGACGTACTGGATGGACTCTCTGAATTCGCGCTGTTGGGCGAGAACGCCGAGCAAGCCGGTGTCACCGGCCCGCTGCCCGATGTGCAACGCGTCGAGGCGGGCGACGGGGAGGGCAAGATCAGCGCGCTGCGCTGGGGCGCCACTCCCCCGCGGATCGTCTTCCTGCACGGCGGCGGTCAGAACGCGCACACCTGGGACACCGTCATCGTCGGCCTCGGCGAGCCCGCGCTGGCCGTCGACCTGCCCGGGCACGGCCATTCGGCGTGGCGCGAGGACGGCGACTACTCGCCGCAGCTCAACGCCGACGCCCTGTTGCCGGCGCTGCGCGAGCACGCCCCAAACGCCGATCTTGTCGTGGGCATGTCGCTGGGCGGGTTGACCGCGATACGGCTGGCCGCCGTGGCGCCCGAACTCGTCGACGAACTGGTCCTCATCGACGTCACACCGTCGGCGCTGCAGCGGCACTCGGAGATGACCAAAGAACAGCAGGGCACGGTGGCGTTGATGCATGGGGAGCGCGAATTCGAAAGCTTCCAAGCGATGCTGGACCTGACGATCGCCGCGGCGCCGCATCGCGAGGTGACGGCGCTGCGCCGCGGCGTCTTTCACAACTCGCGGCGGCTGGACAACGGCACGTGGACGTGGCGCTACGACGTCATCCGCAAGTTCCCCGACTTCGACGTCCTCTGGGACGACGTGGACAGGTTGTCCGCGCCCATCACCCTCATCCGCGGCGGCAACTCCGGATTCGTCAGCGACGACGATGCCGCCGAATTACGGCGTCGAACAAGGCATTTCCGTACCGCACACGTCGTCGAGAATGCCGGCCACTCCGTGCAAAGCGACCAGCCCCGCGCCCTGATCGACCTGCTGCGCGGGGTGCTGGAGGCGCGCTGAGCCTACGGTGGGTGGTATGCAATCAGGCCTCCCCATCCGCGTCGGTGTGCAACTGCAGCCGCAGCACGCGCCGCAATACGGACAAATCCGTGACGCCGTGCGTCGCTGCGAGGACATCGGCGTCGACATCGCGTTCAACTGGGACCACTTCTTCCCCCTTTACGGGGATCCCGACGGCGCGCATTTCGAATGCTGGACCATGCTCGGGGCGTGGGCCGAGCAGACATCGCGCATTCAGATCGGCGCGCTGGTCACCTGCAACTCCTACCGGAATCCCGAGTTGCTGGCCGACATGGCCCGCACGGTCGACCACATCTCTGACGGCCGCCTCGTGCTGGGGATCGGCTCGGGCTGGAAGCAGAAGGACTACGACGAATACGGCTACCACTTCGGCACCGCGGGCAGCCGTCTGGACGACCTGGCCGGCGCGCTCCCCCGCATCAAGGCCCGGCTGGCCAAGCTGAATCCGCTGCCGAACCGCGACATCCCGATCCTGATCGGCGGCGGCGGCGAGCGTAAGACGCTACGGCTGGTCGCCCAATACGCCGACATGTGGCACAGCTTCACCTCCGCCGACGAGTTCCCGGCCAAGTCAGAGGTGCTGGCCCGGCACTGCGCCGACGTCGGCCGCGACCCGGCGAGCATCGAACGTTCGGCGGCCGTGCAGCACCGCGGCGACCTGGTAGGCAATGCCGAGACGCTCGTCGGCCTCGGTGTCACGCTGTTGACGGTTGCCTGTGACGGTCCGGATTACGACCTCGGCGCGGCCGAAGCGCTGTGCCGGTGGCGCGATAGTCGTTGAGGCCTCCGACCATTTATCGGTCAAACGCCGGAAAGTACGAGCCCACTCGTGAGAAACTTCTCGCGCTGATGACCGAATCGGGTTTGAAAGAGACTCAACGACGAATGCCGAAGAAATACGGGGTCAAAGAAAAGGACCTGGTTGTTTCGCACATCCTTCACCTCTTGCTGACGGGAAAGTTGCGCACCGGCGACCGCGTCGATCGCAATGAGATCGCGTTGGGACTGGGAGTGAGCCGCGTCCCCATTCAAGAGGCGCTGGTTCAGCTCGAACACGACGGCATTGTCTCCACCCGCTATCACCGTGGGGCGTTCGTCGAGCGATTCGACGAAGCCACCGTCCTCGAGCATCACGAGCTCGAGGGCCTGCTCAACGGCATCGCGTCCGCGCGCGCGGCCACTAGTCCCACCCCGAGGATCCTGGGTCGGCTCGACGCCCTGATGCGATCGCTGCGCGCCGCGAAGGATTCGCGGACCTTTTGCGACATCGCCGCGGAATACCGGCAAACGATCAACGACGAATACGCCGGCCCGCGACTGCACGCGACGATCCGCGCCTCGCAAAACCTGGTCCCCCGGGTGTTCTGGCTGATCTATCAAGGCAGCCGCGAGGAAATGCTGCCGTTCTACGAAGACGAGACGGCCGCGATCAACCGGCGCGACCCCGAGGCGGCACGGGCCGCGTGCGTCGGCCGCTCCTACCTGATGGCCCAGACCATGCTGGCCGAACTTTCCCGGCGCAGAGTGTTCACCGCGCCCGACGAGGTGATCCCGGTCGTCCCCGGACCGCTCGAGGGACTCGACGACGCCGAACCCGTGGGCGTCGAGCCGTCGCTGGCCCTATAGAGGGGACGCTCACCCGACGAGGCCGGGCGCCGGTCGTTACGGTGGCAGGGATGAACGCGCGCGCGGACCGGCGCACCCTGCGTCGCGGCAGGCTGTTCGGACTCACCGCGACCACGGTGTTGGTGTGCTGCATGGCATTAGGCGGGCTCGCCGTGCCCGCCGCTGCCGATTGGAACCAATGCGCGCCGGCCGGTTTGGACAGCGCAAGGGCCCTGCCCAAAGATCTGACCGAGTCCCAGCCCACGCCCGAGGAAGACCGGGACACGACCAATTCCGTGGAACCGCTCAGCGCTGTCGACGTCGGCGCGCTGCGCCTGGGCATTCCGGGCGTGCTGACGGTGGGGACGCTGTCGGACGCCCCGCCCAACATCTGCATCAATCCCACCGGCGAATTCAGCGGCTTCGACAACCTGCTGCTGCGCGCCATCGCCGACAAGCTGCACCTGCAGGTCCGCTTTGTCAGCACGGACTTCTCCGCGCTACTCGCCCAAGTGGCGTCCCGGCGCTTCGACGTCGGATCGGCGTCGGTGAAAGCCACCGAGCGGCGCCGTCACACCGTCGCGTTCACCAACGGCTACGACTTCGGCTTCTATTCGCTGGTGGTGCCGCCCGGTTCGCCGATCCACAAGTTCAGCGACCTGGCGGCCGGCCAGCGCATCGGTGTCGTCCAGGGCACCGTCGAGGAGTCTTACGTCGTCGACACCCTGCATCTGCAACCGGTGAAGTATCCGGGCTTCGCGACCCTGTATGCCAGCCTGAAGACCCGGCAGATCGACGCGTGGGTGGCGCCCGGAACCCTCGCCTCGACCGTCATTCGACCGGGCGATCCGGCGGTGACCGTCGCGAACACTTACAGCGCAGGCAATTTCGTGGCCTACGCGGTCGCCAAGGAGAACCAGCCACTGATCGATGCGCTGAACTCCGCGCTGGACGCGGTGATCGCCGACGGCACCTGGGCGAAGCTGTACTGCCAATGGGTCCCGCGTAGCCTGCCGCCGGGCTGGAAACCCGGGTCCAAGGCCGCGCCCGTCCCAAGCCTGCCGGATTTCGCCGCGATCGCCGCCAGCCGGCATGGCGCGCCGACGGGTCAAGCCGCGCCCAAGTCGACGCTGGCCCAGTTGCGTGACTCGTTCTTCGACTGGGACATGTACCGCCAGGCCATTCCGGTCCTGTTCACGACGGGCCTACCAAACACGTTGATCCTGACCAACAGCGCCATCGTGATCGGCTTGGCGCTCGGAATGGTGCTGGCCATGGCGGGCATCTCGCATCGGCGCTGGCTGCGCTGGCCGGCGCGGGTTTACACGGACATCTTCCGTGGCCTTCCCGAAGTGGTGATCATTCTGCTGATCGGAATGGGCATCGGGCCGTTGGTCGGTGGACTGACGAACAAGAATCCCTATCCCTTAGGTATTGCCGCGTTGGGATTGATGGCGGCGGCCTACATCGGCGAAATCCTCCGCTCCGGAATACAAAGTGTGGACCCCGGCCAGTTGGAGGCCTCGCGGGCCCTGGGATTCAGCTATACGGCCGCGATGCGGCTGGTGGTGGTGCCGCAGGGCATCCGACGGGTACTGCCGGCGCTGGTCAATCAGTTCATCGGGTTGTTGAAGGCGTCGGCTTTGGTGTACTTCCTCGGCCTGATCGCCGATCAACGGGAGTTGTTCCAGGTGGGCCGGGATTTGAATGCCCAAACCGGGAGCCTGTCCCCGCTGGTGGCGGCCGGTCTGTTCTACCTGATACTGACCATTCCGTTAACGCATTTGGTGAATTACATCGACGCGCGCCTGCGCCGCGGTCGAGGCGCCCCCGACCCCGATGACAATTCCAGCTTGCTCGCCACCACGTTCGGCCAGGAGATCACGTGAGCGTCGCCGCTGCGGGACGTGCGCCGGTATCGCTGGCCGCCAAAGACATTCACCAAACTCTGGGCGGAAACAAGGTGCTGCGCGGCGTTGACTTCGAGGCGCCCGCCGGCACCACCGTCGCCGTCATCGGGCCGTCCGGCTCCGGCAAGTCGACGCTGCTGCGCACCTTGAACCGATTGCACGAACCCGATAGCGGCGACATCTTGCTGGACGGCCGATCGGTGTTGCGCGACGACCCCAACGAGCTGCGCCAGCGCATCGGCATGGTGTTCCAGCAATTCAACCTCTTCCCGCATCTGAGCGTGCTGAAAAACGTTGCGATGGCGCCGCGCAAGTTGCGGCACCTGCCCGCCGACCAGGCCCGCGAGCTGGCGCTGGCTCAGTTGGAGCGAGTTGGCCTGAAGCACAAGGCCGATGCGCGGCCCGGCATGCTGTCCGGCGGCCAACAACAACGGGTGGCGATCGCCCGGGCGCTGGCCATGGCCCCGCAGGTGATGTTTTTCGACGAGGCGACGTCGGCGCTGGATCCCGAAACGGTGAAAGGAATTCTGCAACTCATCGCCGACCTCGGTGCCGACGGTATGACCATGATCGTGGTCACTCACGAAATGGGTTTTGCCCGCTCGGCATCCGACACCGTTGTCTTCATGGATCGCGGCAAGGTCGTGGAATCCGGGGCGCCGGACCAGATTTTCGAAGCCGCGCGGACCGAACGGCTACAGCGATTCTTGTCCCAGGTACTTTGACCACCTCATTGCGACTAATTAGTCGGCATAGCTACCTTGTCCGTGCTGATATAGCGTTAGACTCCCCGTTTATGGCGGACAGCGAATCCACCGCGGCCGACGTCACCGAGCTTGCGGAAGGTTTGCACCGTGCGCTGTCCAAATTGTTTTCGATTCTGCGGCGCGGGGACCCCAGCGGCACGGCGGCCGCGGGCGAACTGACGTTGGCGCAACTGTCGATTCTGGTCACCCTGCTGGACCAAGGGCCGATTCGGATGACCGACCTCGCGGCCCACGAACGGGTGCGCACGCCCACCACCACCGTGGCGATCCGCCGGCTGGAAAAGCTGGGGCTGGTGAAACGCTCGCGCGACCCGTCCGACCTGCGGGCGGTGCTGGTCGACATCACCCCGCGCGGGCGTGCCGTTCACGGCGAGTCGCTGGCCAACCGGCGCGCCTCGCTGGCCGCGATGCTCAGTCAGCTACCCCCGTCCGACCTCGGTATCCTGATGCAGGCGCTGGCGCCGCTGGAGCGGCTGGGCTGCGGCGAACCGACCGCGGGCCCCGCGGGTGCGCCGCCGGCGTGTAAAGAGGCATGAAAATGTCTGCCATGCAACAAGTTTGGTCGCACCCGTAGACTGCGGTACATGCCCACTGCACTCATCACCGGCGCCGGTGGCGGCATCGGTTCCGCGATCGCCACGGCGTTGGCGCCCACCCACACCCTGCTGCTGGCCGGTCGGCCGTCCGACCGGCTCGACGCCGTCGCGCAGCGGCTCGGGTCGACGACGTTTCCACTGGACCTGACCGACTCCGGTGATATCGAGGCCGCCTGCGAGATCGTGGACGAACTCGACGTGCTGGTGCACAACGCCGGCGTGTCGATCCCCGGTCATGTGGCCGAGTCCAACGTCGACGAGTGGCGCGCCACCTTTGCCGTCAATGTGCTAGGGCCGGTGGAACTTACGTTGGCGTTGCTACCTGCGCTGCGGCAGGCGCACGGTCAGGTGGTGTTCATCAACTCCGGGGCGGGCCGCAACGTTTCGCCCGGCATGGCCTCGTACTCGGCCAGCAAGTTCGCGCTGCGCGCCTTCGCCGACTCGCTGCGCGCCGACGAGCCCGAGCTGCGGGTGACCACGGTCTACCCCGGCCGCACGGACAGCGAGATGCAACGCGAGCTCGTCGAGTACGAGGGCGGGACGTACGACCCCAGCAAGTTCCTCCGGCCCGAAACTGTCGCGGTCGCGGTCGCCAACGTGGTGGCTACGCCCCCAGACGGCCACGTCCACGAGGTGGTGCTGCGGCCCACGGGCCGGTGACTCGTCGGCCGCTAGACGACCAGGTTGACCAGCCGGCCCGGGACCACGATGACCTTGCGCGGGTTGGCTCCGGCCAGGAATGCCCGAACCTTTTCGTCCGACAACGCCGCGGCCTTCAGGGTGTCCTGATCGGCGTCGGCGGCCACCACTACTCGCCCCCGCACCTTGCCGTTCACCTGGACGGGGTATTCGACGCTGTCGTCGACCAGGTAGGCCGGGTCGGCCTCCGGGAACGGGCCATGCGCCAGCGACGTGGTGTGGCCCAACCGCAGCCATAGCTCCTCGGCCATGTGCGGCGCCAGCGGCGCCAACATCAGCACCAGCGGCTCGGCCGCCGCCCGCGGCACCGCGTCGCGGTGCTCTTTGGTGAGGTGGTTGGTGTACTCGATCAGTTTGGCGGCCGCAGTGTTGTTGCGCAGTGCGGCATAGTCTTCCGACACTCCCGCGATGGTGCGGTGCAACGCTCGCAGGGTGTTGACGTCGAGCTCCTGCTCCCCTGCCACATCGACTACCCGCGTCTCGCCGGTCTGCTCGTCGACCACGAGGCGCCACACACGTTGCAGGAAGCGGTGCGCCCCGACGACGTCCTTGGTGGCCCATGGGCGGGAGGCCTCCAGCGGACCCATCGACATCTCGTACACCCGCAGCGTGTCGGCGCCGTACTCGTCGCAGATCTCATCGGGCGAGATCGAGTTCTTCAGGCTCTTGCCGATTTTGCCGAATTCCTGGAAGACCTCGATCTCGCCGTCCGGACCCCGGTAGAAAAAGCGGCCGCCGCGCTCGAGCACCTCGTCGGCCGGAACGTAAGACCCGCGCGAGTCGGTGTAGGCGAAGGCCTGAATGTAACCCTGGTTGACCAGGCGGCGGTACGGCTCCCGGGAACTGACGTGGCCCAGGTCGTATAAAACCTTGTGCCAGAACCGGGCGTACAGCAGGTGCAGCACCGCGTGCTCGGCGCCTCCCACGTAGAGGTCGACGCCGCCGGGATCCTGCGGGCCGTGCTCGTCCGGTCGCGGTCCCATCCAGTAAGCTTCATTTTCCTTGGCGCACAACCGTTCCGAGTTGTGCGGATCGGTGTATCGCAGTTCGTACCAGGAGCTGCCGGCCCACTGCGGCATCACGTTGGTGTCGCGGGTGTAGGGCTGCAGGCCGTCGCCGAGGTCCAGGTCGACATGCACCCACCCCGTCGCCTTGGCCAGTGGTGGCGACGGCTCGCTGTCCGCGTCGTCGGGGTCGAACAGCACCGGCGAATAGTCGGGCACGTCGGGCAGCTCGACGGGCAGCGCAGCCTCGTCGAGCGCGTGGGCGCGTCCGTCGCCGTCGTAGACGATCGGAAACGGCTCACCCCAGTAGCGCTGCCGGGCGAAAAGCCAGTCCCGCAGCTTGAATTCGATCCGCGCCCAGCCGCGGCCGTCCGCCTCCAGGCGGGCGGTGATCGCCTCCTTCGCCGCGGGCACGTCCATTCCGTCGAGGTAACCGGAATTGACCAGAACACCGTCACCGGGGTATGCGGCCTCCGAGATATCTCCTCCCGCAATGACTTCCACGATCGGCAGCCCGAGCTCCCGGGCGAAGTCCCAGTCGCGCTGGTCGTGGCCGGGGACCGCCATGATGGCGCCGGTGCCGTAGCCGGCCAACACGTAGTCGGCGATGAAGATCGGTACCGGCTTGCCGTTGGCGGGGTTCGTCGCGTAGCTACCCAGGAACACGCCGGTCTTGTCCCTGTTCTCTTGACGCTCGAGGTCCGACTTCGCCGCGATCGCCTGCCGGTAGGCGGCGACCGCCTCGCCCGGCGTCGCGGCCCCGTAGGTCCACCGCGCGTCGGTCCCCTCCGGCCAGCCGGCGGCGATCAGGCCGTCGACCAGGTCGTGCTCGGGAGCCAGCACCAGGTAGGTGGCGCCGAACATGGTGTCCGGCCGGGTGGTGAACACCTCGATGTCGACCGTCTCGCCGCCGGCGTTGATCGCCGCGAACAGCGCCCGGGTGCCGGTGGAGCGGCCGATCCAGTTGCGTTGCATGGTCTTGACCGGATCCGGCCAGTCAAGCAGTTCCAGGTCGTCGAGCAGGCGGTCGGCGTAGGCGGTGATACGCATCATCCACTGCCGCAACCGCTTCCGGAACACGGGGAAGTTGCCGCGATCGCTACGGCCATCCGCGGTGACCTCTTCGTTCGCCAGCACCGTGCCTAGACCGGGACACCAATTCACCATCGAGTCCGCGCGGTAGACCAGTCGGTGGCTGTCGATCACGTCGGCGCGCTCCCCCACCGACAGCGCGGCCCAGTCCCGTCCGTCCTCGAGCCTCCTTGCGCCCGAGTCGAATTCGGCGATGAGCTCGGCGATCGGGCGCGCCTTGCGGGCCGAGGTGTCGAACCAGGCGTTGTAGATCTGCAGGAAGATCCACTGCGTCCACTTGTAGAACTCGACGTCGGTGGTCGAGAAGCTGCGCCGGCTGTCGTGGCCCAGGCCCAGCCGGCCCAGTTGACGCCGGAAGTTCACGACGTTGGCCTCGGTCCGGGTGCGGGGGTGGGTGCCGGTTTGCACGGCGTATTGCTCGGCGGGCAGCCCGAAGGCGTCGAAACCCAACGCGTGCAGGACGTTATGTCCAGTCATCCGGTAGTAGCGGGCGTACACGTCGGTGGCGATATAGCCCAGCGGGTGCCCGACGTGCAGTCCCTCGCCCGAGGGATAGGGAAACATGTCCTGCACGAACAACTTGTCGGCGGGGACAGGGGTGCCGTCCGTCGGGGCCAGCGAACCGACCGGGTTGGGCACGTTGAACGTGCCGAGCCTCGCCCAGTTCTCCTGCCAGGTGCTCTCGATACGGCCCGCCAGCGCCGCCGTGTAACGATACGTCGGCGCATCGGAGTCCGTCTGAACGGCACCGGGGTTGTTCCCGGGGGCGGCGGTCGGGGAGTCGGTCACCTGAACAGGGTATAAGGGCGGCCTCGGCCCGACCCCCGGCCACAGGATGGTCTCGGTTCCGTTGCGCACCGATCAGAGGTTCATCCCATCTCGATTTCGGGCCTATTCATCGCCTTTGACCTGTAGTTACAGTCGGCCTCTAGCTGCTGGCAGTGCGCCATTGGAAGGACCGACGCAGATGATCGAGATCGTCCCCGCCCACCGTGCGCTCCTCGGGGGTATGGTCGCCGGCCTGATCGGCATGGCGGTTTTCACTTGCGCCCAGGCATCGGCAGACCCCGTGCTTCCCGCACCATCACCCGTTCCCGTGCTCCCGGCACCCGCGCCGCAGAACGTCACCGCCGTGCCGGGACAGGCACCGACCAACCGGCTCCTCGCCGCCCCCCCGGCGTCGAATCCCGTCGCGTCGCCGACGGCCCCGGGTGCCGCGGCCCCGGTCGCGCCCGCCGCGCCGGTGGCCCCCGCGGTGACCCCGGCCGCCTCGGGCACCATCCGCGAATACCTGGAGTCGAAGGGGGTCAAGCTCGAGGCGCAGAAGCCCCAAGGGCTCAACGCGCTCGACATCACCCTGCCCGTGCCGGCGCGCTGGACCCAGGTGCCCGACCCGAACGTGCCCGACGCGTTCGCGGTGATCGCCGACCGGCAAGGCAGCAGCATTTACACCTCGAATGCCCAGGTGGTGGTGTACAAGCTGGTCGGCAATTTCGACCCGCGAGAGGCCATCTCCCACGGTTATGTCGACAGCCAGAAACTTCTCGCCTGGCAGCCCACCAACGCCTCGATGGCCGATTTCGGCGGCTTCCCGTCCTCGATCGTTGAAGGCACCTACCGTGACGGCGACATGACGCTGAACACGTCGCGGCGTCACGTCATCGCCACCTCAGGGCATGACAATTACCTGGTCTCGCTCGCAGTAACCACCGATCGCGCGGTCGCCGTGGCCGACGCACCGGCCACCGACGCGATCGTCAACGGCTTCCGCGTGACCGTTCCCGGGGCGCCCGTCCCCGCGCCGGTCCAAGCGCCCGCGGCCTCGCCGGTCGGGCTGACCCCGGCCCCGGCGCCGGTTGCACAAAGGCCGGCCCTGGCTCCGGTCCCCCAGGCCCCGGTCTCGCAAGTTCCGGTCGCGGCCCCGGTCGGGCAAGTACCGCCCATGCCCCCGATCGGGCAGGCACCCGTCACCGCTCCGGTCGGCCAGGCACCCGCCGTGGCCCCGCTCCGGCAGACCTCGGCCACCGCCCCGGTTGGCCTGCCGGTGCAGGCGCCCATGCCCAGCCGGCAGCCCACGCCAAACCTGCTGGCCCTGGTTCCCGGGCTGCCCCCGCTGCCCAACTTCTCGTTTTTGCAGCACTAGGCCCACGGCCCCGACCCCTCGGAGCCGACTGAGCGGACGGGGGTTCGGCCTCGTATTGTGAGGCCATGCTGATTGCGGGCCTGCTGAGCATGTGTGCGGCGGTCGCCTCCGCCGGGTTCGGGACCTGGTCGCTGGCGCGCCCCCGGAATGTCGACCCCACCGCGCTGGCGCTGCGGTCCATGGCTCCCGCTCAACTGGCGGCGGCCATCATGCTTTCCGCCGGGGGGGTGGTGGCGCTGGCGGCCCCTGCGCACACGGCGCTGGTGGTGCTGATCGTCTGTGTCATCGGCGCCTTCGGAACGCTCGCCGCCGGGTCCTGGCAGAGCGCGCGCTTCGCACTGCGACAAGAGTCGGCCGCGCCGGCCTGCGCGGGGACCTGTGCGGGCTGCGCGCAGTCCTGCCACTGAGCCCGGCGGGGCTAGTTGCGGCTGAGGTCGATCGGATGGGTGGCCAGCAGCGACAGCGGCAGCGGCTGGCGGCGCAGCACCTGCCCCCACAGGTCGGACCTCGACCCCGCGAGAACGTCAGAGGGCAACGCGGACAAAACGATCCAGTCGTCGCGTTCGATTTCGCCTTCCAGCTGCCCGATGGTCCATCCGGAGTAGCCCGCGAAAATCCGCACCCCCTCCACGAAGGGCGCGATCGTGTCGGGGTCGGCGTCGAGGTCGACCATCACCACTCGGCCATCCACATGCCGCAGGCCCGCCACGCCTTGCGGATCGGCGCCAACGCGCAACGCCGCCAGGCATAGGGCCGCGTCGCGCTTCACCGGACCGCCGATGAACATCGTCTTCGGCTTGGCCGCCAGTTTGGTCCACTGCGGTAAGACGTTGTACACCGCG contains:
- a CDS encoding SDR family oxidoreductase, which encodes MPTALITGAGGGIGSAIATALAPTHTLLLAGRPSDRLDAVAQRLGSTTFPLDLTDSGDIEAACEIVDELDVLVHNAGVSIPGHVAESNVDEWRATFAVNVLGPVELTLALLPALRQAHGQVVFINSGAGRNVSPGMASYSASKFALRAFADSLRADEPELRVTTVYPGRTDSEMQRELVEYEGGTYDPSKFLRPETVAVAVANVVATPPDGHVHEVVLRPTGR
- the leuS gene encoding leucine--tRNA ligase produces the protein MTDSPTAAPGNNPGAVQTDSDAPTYRYTAALAGRIESTWQENWARLGTFNVPNPVGSLAPTDGTPVPADKLFVQDMFPYPSGEGLHVGHPLGYIATDVYARYYRMTGHNVLHALGFDAFGLPAEQYAVQTGTHPRTRTEANVVNFRRQLGRLGLGHDSRRSFSTTDVEFYKWTQWIFLQIYNAWFDTSARKARPIAELIAEFDSGARRLEDGRDWAALSVGERADVIDSHRLVYRADSMVNWCPGLGTVLANEEVTADGRSDRGNFPVFRKRLRQWMMRITAYADRLLDDLELLDWPDPVKTMQRNWIGRSTGTRALFAAINAGGETVDIEVFTTRPDTMFGATYLVLAPEHDLVDGLIAAGWPEGTDARWTYGAATPGEAVAAYRQAIAAKSDLERQENRDKTGVFLGSYATNPANGKPVPIFIADYVLAGYGTGAIMAVPGHDQRDWDFARELGLPIVEVIAGGDISEAAYPGDGVLVNSGYLDGMDVPAAKEAITARLEADGRGWARIEFKLRDWLFARQRYWGEPFPIVYDGDGRAHALDEAALPVELPDVPDYSPVLFDPDDADSEPSPPLAKATGWVHVDLDLGDGLQPYTRDTNVMPQWAGSSWYELRYTDPHNSERLCAKENEAYWMGPRPDEHGPQDPGGVDLYVGGAEHAVLHLLYARFWHKVLYDLGHVSSREPYRRLVNQGYIQAFAYTDSRGSYVPADEVLERGGRFFYRGPDGEIEVFQEFGKIGKSLKNSISPDEICDEYGADTLRVYEMSMGPLEASRPWATKDVVGAHRFLQRVWRLVVDEQTGETRVVDVAGEQELDVNTLRALHRTIAGVSEDYAALRNNTAAAKLIEYTNHLTKEHRDAVPRAAAEPLVLMLAPLAPHMAEELWLRLGHTTSLAHGPFPEADPAYLVDDSVEYPVQVNGKVRGRVVVAADADQDTLKAAALSDEKVRAFLAGANPRKVIVVPGRLVNLVV
- a CDS encoding LpqN/LpqT family lipoprotein yields the protein MIEIVPAHRALLGGMVAGLIGMAVFTCAQASADPVLPAPSPVPVLPAPAPQNVTAVPGQAPTNRLLAAPPASNPVASPTAPGAAAPVAPAAPVAPAVTPAASGTIREYLESKGVKLEAQKPQGLNALDITLPVPARWTQVPDPNVPDAFAVIADRQGSSIYTSNAQVVVYKLVGNFDPREAISHGYVDSQKLLAWQPTNASMADFGGFPSSIVEGTYRDGDMTLNTSRRHVIATSGHDNYLVSLAVTTDRAVAVADAPATDAIVNGFRVTVPGAPVPAPVQAPAASPVGLTPAPAPVAQRPALAPVPQAPVSQVPVAAPVGQVPPMPPIGQAPVTAPVGQAPAVAPLRQTSATAPVGLPVQAPMPSRQPTPNLLALVPGLPPLPNFSFLQH
- a CDS encoding YqgE/AlgH family protein encodes the protein MPPEDPEDYVAPAAQRVRAGTLLLANTDLFEPTFRRSVIYIVEHNDGGTLGVVLNRASETAVYNVLPQWTKLAAKPKTMFIGGPVKRDAALCLAALRVGADPQGVAGLRHVDGRVVMVDLDADPDTIAPFVEGVRIFAGYSGWTIGQLEGEIERDDWIVLSALPSDVLAGSRSDLWGQVLRRQPLPLSLLATHPIDLSRN